The proteins below come from a single Microtus pennsylvanicus isolate mMicPen1 chromosome 13, mMicPen1.hap1, whole genome shotgun sequence genomic window:
- the Cep104 gene encoding centrosomal protein of 104 kDa isoform X1 → MPHKIGFVVVSSSGHEDGFSARELMIHAPTVSGWRSPKFCQFPQEIVLQMVERCRIRKLQLLAHQYMISSKVEFYISESLPEYLVPYQAERFRRLGYVSLCDNEKTGCKARELKSVYVDAVGQFLKLIFHQNHTNKYNIYNQVALVAINIIGDPADFGDESNITSREKLIDHYLGHSPHNEDPALEGTFAGRSDYISPLDDLAFDMYQDPEVAQIIRRLDEKKRDAVKKERYDHAKKLKQAIADLQKVGERLGRFEVEKRCAVEKEDYDLAKEKKQQMARYRAQVYEQLELHGLLQGEPEMQRPFALPLQPLASPSSPQHWKAASSLPRTEELETEDTFAGPALQEKPLAYPSASSPRHSAVDQSPPAAGPVPRSHVDAVPYDERPLPITRKQLGEASTEPEVKDADSSDVRRRGVSGEPEPLTEKALREASSAIDILGEPLVAGAYSKTWSCREDALLALYQKLMEMPVGTQKEDLKNMLRASVFLIRRAIKDIVTSVFQAALKLVKMIITQYIPKHKLSKLETTHCVERTVPLLLARTGDSSARLRVMALNFIQEMALFKEVKSLQLIPSYLVQPLKPNASTHLAMSQVDLLARLLRDLGTGNSGFTVDSVMKFALSALEHKVYEVRETAVRIILDLYRQHPALTLEHLPPEDSSTRRNLLYKAIFEGIAKIDGRPTEAEVRAQKRAATKEAEKQKKEEVKVLQGQLAALRETQAGAQEKENDGVKLRNQDPQGRKAAPPDAPEIPDNHYLDNLCIFCGERNESFTEEGLDLHYWKHCLMLTRCDHCRQVVEISSLTEHLLTECDKRHGFGKCHRCSEAVPTEELPRHIQTKECNPAKSEKVANRCPLCHENFAPGEEAWKAHLMGPTGCTMNLRKTHILSRATAPQQGKGPAASKSGTSGPKVGSKIPTPKGGPSKSSSRTYMRR, encoded by the exons ATTCTGCCAGTTTCCACAAGAGATTGTTCTCCAGATGGTGGAGAGGTGTCGGATAAGGAAACTGCAGCTCCTTGCTCACCAGTACATGATCTCCAGTAAGGTTGAGTTCTACATCAGTGAAAGCTTGCCTGAGTACCTGGTGCCATACCAAGCAGAGCGCTTCCGCAGACTGGG ctatgtctctctgtgtgacaACGAAAAGACAGGCTGCAAAGCCCGGGAACTCAAGTCTGTTTATGTGGATGCTGTGGGGCAGTTTCTTAAGCTGATCTTTCACCAAAACCACACCAACAAGTACAACATATATAATcag GTGGCTTTGGTTGCGATAAATATCATTGGAGACCCTGCAGATTTTGGTGATGAAAGCAATATT ACCTCTAGAGAGAAGCTGATTGACCATTACCTTGGCCACAGTCCCCACAATGAGGACCCAGCCCTAGAAGGAACTTTTGCCGG GAGATCTGACTACATCTCTCCACTCGATGACTTGGCCTTTGACATGTACCAAGACCCCGAAGTTGCACAGATCATTCGCAGGCTGGATGAAAAGAAACGGGATGCTGTCAAGAAGGAGCGCTATGATCATGCAAAGAAACTGAAGCAAGCGATCGCTGACTTACAGAAGGTCGGTGAGCGCCTGGGACGCTTCGAGGTGGAGAAGCGCTGCGCAGTGGAGAAGGAAGACTATGACCTGGCCAAAGAGAAGAAGCAGCAGATGGCACGCTACCGTGCCCAGGTGTACGAACAGCTGGAGCTGCACGGCCTCCTGCAGGGCGAGCCAGAG ATGCAGAGGCCCTTCGCTTTGCccctccagccccttgcatctcccagcagtccccagcactggaaggcagcGTCCTCACTGCCACGCACAGAAGAGCTGGAAACAGAAGACACATTTGCAGGCCCTGCCCTCCAGGAAAAGCCCTTGGCATATCCCTCGGCATCATCTCCTCGACATTCAGCAGTGGACCAGTCTCCACCTGCCGCAGGCCCTGTACCTAGGAGCCAT GTGGACGCCGTGCCCTACGATGAACGGCCTCTTCCCATTACTCGGAAGCAACTGGGGGAAGCATCCACCGAGCCCGAAGTGAAAGACGCAGACAGCAGTGACGTCCGGAGACGGGGTGTCTCAGGGGAACCAGAGCCCTTGACAGAGAAGGCCTTGAGAGAAGCCAGTTCTGCCATTGACATCTTAGGCGAACCCTTg GTGGCTGGGGCCTATTCTAAGACGTGGTCCTGCCGGGAAGATGCCCTGCTGGCGCTGTACCAGAAGCTGATGGAGATGCCTGTTGGAACCCAGAAGGAGGATTTGAAAAACATGCTGAGAGCGTCTGTCTTTCTCATCAGAAGAGCCATAAAGGACATCGTGACCTCA GTCTTTCAGGCCGCGTTGAAGTTGGTGAAAATGATAATTACCCAGTACATTCCCAAGCACAAGCTGAGCAAACTGGAGACGACGCACTGTGTAGAGAGGACCGTTCCCCTTTTACTCGCCAGAACCGGAGATTCCTCTGCTCGCCTCCGTGTCATGGCTTTGAATTTCATTCAG GAAATGGCTTTGTTTAAGGAGGTGAAATCTCTCCAACTCATTCCATCCTACTTAGTACAGCCACTGAAACCCAATGCTTCCACTCATCTGGCAATGAGCCAGGTGGACCTTCTGGCCCGGCTGCTGAGAGACCTTGGCACTGGGAACTCAGGCTTCACCGTGGACAGTGTGATGAAG TTTGCACTGAGTGCCCTGGAACACAAGGTGTATGAGGTGCGAGAGACAGCAGTCAGAATCATCCTGGACTTGTACAGACAGCACCCAGCCCTCACCCTGGAGCACCTTCCCCCGGAAGACAGCAGCACACGCAGGAACCTGCTCTACAAAGCCATTTTTGAGGGAATCGCTAAGATAGATGGCAGGCCGACGGAGGCTGAAGTCAGG GCCCAGAAAAGAGCAGCCActaaagaagcagaaaagcagaagaaggaagaggtgaAGGTTCTGCAGGGCCAGTTGGCAGCGCTGAGAGAGACCCAGGCCGGAGCCCAG GAGAAGGAGAATGACGGCGTGAAGCTCAGAAATCAAG ACCCTCAAGGAAGGAAAGCTGCCCCACCAGATGCTCCGGAAATCCCAGATAACCATTATTTGGATAA TCTGTGCATCTTTTGTGGGGAGAGGAATGAATCTTTCACAGAAGAGGGCCTGGACCTCCACTACTGGAAACACTGCCTCATGCTGACAAGATGCGACCACTGCAGGCAG GTGGTTGAGATCTCCAGCCTGACGGAGCACCTGCTGACAGAGTGTGACAAGAGGCATGGGTTTGGGAAGTGCCACCGCTGCAGCGAGGCTGTCCCCACGGAGGAGCTTCCCAGGCACATCCAAACCAAGGAGTGCAACC CTGCCAAATCGGAGAAGGTGGCAAACCGATGTCCTCTGTGTCATGAAAACTTTGCCCCTGGAGAAGAG GCGTGGAAGGCTCATCTGATGGGCCCTACTGGCTGTACAATGAACCTGCGCAAAACACACATTCTCAGCAGGGCCACAGCCCCGCAGCAAG GGAAGGGCCCAGCAGCATCGAAGTCAGGCACCTCAGGACCCAAGGTTGGAAGCAAGATCCCCACCCCAAAGGGGGGCCCGAGTAAGAGCTCCAGCAGGACGTACATGAGACGGTGA
- the Cep104 gene encoding centrosomal protein of 104 kDa isoform X2, with protein MPHKIGFVVVSSSGHEDGFSARELMIHAPTVSGWRSPKFCQFPQEIVLQMVERCRIRKLQLLAHQYMISSKVEFYISESLPEYLVPYQAERFRRLGYVSLCDNEKTGCKARELKSVYVDAVGQFLKLIFHQNHTNKYNIYNQVALVAINIIGDPADFGDESNITSREKLIDHYLGHSPHNEDPALEGTFAGRSDYISPLDDLAFDMYQDPEVAQIIRRLDEKKRDAVKKERYDHAKKLKQAIADLQKVGERLGRFEVEKRCAVEKEDYDLAKEKKQQMARYRAQVYEQLELHGLLQGEPEMQRPFALPLQPLASPSSPQHWKAASSLPRTEELETEDTFAGPALQEKPLAYPSASSPRHSAVDQSPPAAGPVPRSHVDAVPYDERPLPITRKQLGEASTEPEVKDADSSDVRRRGVSGEPEPLTEKALREASSAIDILGEPLVAGAYSKTWSCREDALLALYQKLMEMPVGTQKEDLKNMLRASVFLIRRAIKDIVTSVFQAALKLVKMIITQYIPKHKLSKLETTHCVERTVPLLLARTGDSSARLRVMALNFIQEMALFKEVKSLQLIPSYLVQPLKPNASTHLAMSQVDLLARLLRDLGTGNSGFTVDSVMKFALSALEHKVYEVRETAVRIILDLYRQHPALTLEHLPPEDSSTRRNLLYKAIFEGIAKIDGRPTEAEVRAQKRAATKEAEKQKKEEVKVLQGQLAALRETQAGAQEKENDGVKLRNQDPQGRKAAPPDAPEIPDNHYLDNLCIFCGERNESFTEEGLDLHYWKHCLMLTRCDHCRQVVEISSLTEHLLTECDKRHGFGKCHRCSEAVPTEELPRHIQTKECNPAKSEKVANRCPLCHENFAPGEEAWKAHLMGPTGCTMNLRKTHILSRATAPQQGKGPAASKSGTSGPKVGSKIPTPKGGPKS; from the exons ATTCTGCCAGTTTCCACAAGAGATTGTTCTCCAGATGGTGGAGAGGTGTCGGATAAGGAAACTGCAGCTCCTTGCTCACCAGTACATGATCTCCAGTAAGGTTGAGTTCTACATCAGTGAAAGCTTGCCTGAGTACCTGGTGCCATACCAAGCAGAGCGCTTCCGCAGACTGGG ctatgtctctctgtgtgacaACGAAAAGACAGGCTGCAAAGCCCGGGAACTCAAGTCTGTTTATGTGGATGCTGTGGGGCAGTTTCTTAAGCTGATCTTTCACCAAAACCACACCAACAAGTACAACATATATAATcag GTGGCTTTGGTTGCGATAAATATCATTGGAGACCCTGCAGATTTTGGTGATGAAAGCAATATT ACCTCTAGAGAGAAGCTGATTGACCATTACCTTGGCCACAGTCCCCACAATGAGGACCCAGCCCTAGAAGGAACTTTTGCCGG GAGATCTGACTACATCTCTCCACTCGATGACTTGGCCTTTGACATGTACCAAGACCCCGAAGTTGCACAGATCATTCGCAGGCTGGATGAAAAGAAACGGGATGCTGTCAAGAAGGAGCGCTATGATCATGCAAAGAAACTGAAGCAAGCGATCGCTGACTTACAGAAGGTCGGTGAGCGCCTGGGACGCTTCGAGGTGGAGAAGCGCTGCGCAGTGGAGAAGGAAGACTATGACCTGGCCAAAGAGAAGAAGCAGCAGATGGCACGCTACCGTGCCCAGGTGTACGAACAGCTGGAGCTGCACGGCCTCCTGCAGGGCGAGCCAGAG ATGCAGAGGCCCTTCGCTTTGCccctccagccccttgcatctcccagcagtccccagcactggaaggcagcGTCCTCACTGCCACGCACAGAAGAGCTGGAAACAGAAGACACATTTGCAGGCCCTGCCCTCCAGGAAAAGCCCTTGGCATATCCCTCGGCATCATCTCCTCGACATTCAGCAGTGGACCAGTCTCCACCTGCCGCAGGCCCTGTACCTAGGAGCCAT GTGGACGCCGTGCCCTACGATGAACGGCCTCTTCCCATTACTCGGAAGCAACTGGGGGAAGCATCCACCGAGCCCGAAGTGAAAGACGCAGACAGCAGTGACGTCCGGAGACGGGGTGTCTCAGGGGAACCAGAGCCCTTGACAGAGAAGGCCTTGAGAGAAGCCAGTTCTGCCATTGACATCTTAGGCGAACCCTTg GTGGCTGGGGCCTATTCTAAGACGTGGTCCTGCCGGGAAGATGCCCTGCTGGCGCTGTACCAGAAGCTGATGGAGATGCCTGTTGGAACCCAGAAGGAGGATTTGAAAAACATGCTGAGAGCGTCTGTCTTTCTCATCAGAAGAGCCATAAAGGACATCGTGACCTCA GTCTTTCAGGCCGCGTTGAAGTTGGTGAAAATGATAATTACCCAGTACATTCCCAAGCACAAGCTGAGCAAACTGGAGACGACGCACTGTGTAGAGAGGACCGTTCCCCTTTTACTCGCCAGAACCGGAGATTCCTCTGCTCGCCTCCGTGTCATGGCTTTGAATTTCATTCAG GAAATGGCTTTGTTTAAGGAGGTGAAATCTCTCCAACTCATTCCATCCTACTTAGTACAGCCACTGAAACCCAATGCTTCCACTCATCTGGCAATGAGCCAGGTGGACCTTCTGGCCCGGCTGCTGAGAGACCTTGGCACTGGGAACTCAGGCTTCACCGTGGACAGTGTGATGAAG TTTGCACTGAGTGCCCTGGAACACAAGGTGTATGAGGTGCGAGAGACAGCAGTCAGAATCATCCTGGACTTGTACAGACAGCACCCAGCCCTCACCCTGGAGCACCTTCCCCCGGAAGACAGCAGCACACGCAGGAACCTGCTCTACAAAGCCATTTTTGAGGGAATCGCTAAGATAGATGGCAGGCCGACGGAGGCTGAAGTCAGG GCCCAGAAAAGAGCAGCCActaaagaagcagaaaagcagaagaaggaagaggtgaAGGTTCTGCAGGGCCAGTTGGCAGCGCTGAGAGAGACCCAGGCCGGAGCCCAG GAGAAGGAGAATGACGGCGTGAAGCTCAGAAATCAAG ACCCTCAAGGAAGGAAAGCTGCCCCACCAGATGCTCCGGAAATCCCAGATAACCATTATTTGGATAA TCTGTGCATCTTTTGTGGGGAGAGGAATGAATCTTTCACAGAAGAGGGCCTGGACCTCCACTACTGGAAACACTGCCTCATGCTGACAAGATGCGACCACTGCAGGCAG GTGGTTGAGATCTCCAGCCTGACGGAGCACCTGCTGACAGAGTGTGACAAGAGGCATGGGTTTGGGAAGTGCCACCGCTGCAGCGAGGCTGTCCCCACGGAGGAGCTTCCCAGGCACATCCAAACCAAGGAGTGCAACC CTGCCAAATCGGAGAAGGTGGCAAACCGATGTCCTCTGTGTCATGAAAACTTTGCCCCTGGAGAAGAG GCGTGGAAGGCTCATCTGATGGGCCCTACTGGCTGTACAATGAACCTGCGCAAAACACACATTCTCAGCAGGGCCACAGCCCCGCAGCAAG GGAAGGGCCCAGCAGCATCGAAGTCAGGCACCTCAGGACCCAAGGTTGGAAGCAAGATCCCCACCCCAAAGGGGGGCCCGA AATCATGA
- the Cep104 gene encoding centrosomal protein of 104 kDa isoform X3, whose amino-acid sequence MVERCRIRKLQLLAHQYMISSKVEFYISESLPEYLVPYQAERFRRLGYVSLCDNEKTGCKARELKSVYVDAVGQFLKLIFHQNHTNKYNIYNQVALVAINIIGDPADFGDESNITSREKLIDHYLGHSPHNEDPALEGTFAGRSDYISPLDDLAFDMYQDPEVAQIIRRLDEKKRDAVKKERYDHAKKLKQAIADLQKVGERLGRFEVEKRCAVEKEDYDLAKEKKQQMARYRAQVYEQLELHGLLQGEPEMQRPFALPLQPLASPSSPQHWKAASSLPRTEELETEDTFAGPALQEKPLAYPSASSPRHSAVDQSPPAAGPVPRSHVDAVPYDERPLPITRKQLGEASTEPEVKDADSSDVRRRGVSGEPEPLTEKALREASSAIDILGEPLVAGAYSKTWSCREDALLALYQKLMEMPVGTQKEDLKNMLRASVFLIRRAIKDIVTSVFQAALKLVKMIITQYIPKHKLSKLETTHCVERTVPLLLARTGDSSARLRVMALNFIQEMALFKEVKSLQLIPSYLVQPLKPNASTHLAMSQVDLLARLLRDLGTGNSGFTVDSVMKFALSALEHKVYEVRETAVRIILDLYRQHPALTLEHLPPEDSSTRRNLLYKAIFEGIAKIDGRPTEAEVRAQKRAATKEAEKQKKEEVKVLQGQLAALRETQAGAQEKENDGVKLRNQDPQGRKAAPPDAPEIPDNHYLDNLCIFCGERNESFTEEGLDLHYWKHCLMLTRCDHCRQVVEISSLTEHLLTECDKRHGFGKCHRCSEAVPTEELPRHIQTKECNPAKSEKVANRCPLCHENFAPGEEAWKAHLMGPTGCTMNLRKTHILSRATAPQQGKGPAASKSGTSGPKVGSKIPTPKGGPSKSSSRTYMRR is encoded by the exons ATGGTGGAGAGGTGTCGGATAAGGAAACTGCAGCTCCTTGCTCACCAGTACATGATCTCCAGTAAGGTTGAGTTCTACATCAGTGAAAGCTTGCCTGAGTACCTGGTGCCATACCAAGCAGAGCGCTTCCGCAGACTGGG ctatgtctctctgtgtgacaACGAAAAGACAGGCTGCAAAGCCCGGGAACTCAAGTCTGTTTATGTGGATGCTGTGGGGCAGTTTCTTAAGCTGATCTTTCACCAAAACCACACCAACAAGTACAACATATATAATcag GTGGCTTTGGTTGCGATAAATATCATTGGAGACCCTGCAGATTTTGGTGATGAAAGCAATATT ACCTCTAGAGAGAAGCTGATTGACCATTACCTTGGCCACAGTCCCCACAATGAGGACCCAGCCCTAGAAGGAACTTTTGCCGG GAGATCTGACTACATCTCTCCACTCGATGACTTGGCCTTTGACATGTACCAAGACCCCGAAGTTGCACAGATCATTCGCAGGCTGGATGAAAAGAAACGGGATGCTGTCAAGAAGGAGCGCTATGATCATGCAAAGAAACTGAAGCAAGCGATCGCTGACTTACAGAAGGTCGGTGAGCGCCTGGGACGCTTCGAGGTGGAGAAGCGCTGCGCAGTGGAGAAGGAAGACTATGACCTGGCCAAAGAGAAGAAGCAGCAGATGGCACGCTACCGTGCCCAGGTGTACGAACAGCTGGAGCTGCACGGCCTCCTGCAGGGCGAGCCAGAG ATGCAGAGGCCCTTCGCTTTGCccctccagccccttgcatctcccagcagtccccagcactggaaggcagcGTCCTCACTGCCACGCACAGAAGAGCTGGAAACAGAAGACACATTTGCAGGCCCTGCCCTCCAGGAAAAGCCCTTGGCATATCCCTCGGCATCATCTCCTCGACATTCAGCAGTGGACCAGTCTCCACCTGCCGCAGGCCCTGTACCTAGGAGCCAT GTGGACGCCGTGCCCTACGATGAACGGCCTCTTCCCATTACTCGGAAGCAACTGGGGGAAGCATCCACCGAGCCCGAAGTGAAAGACGCAGACAGCAGTGACGTCCGGAGACGGGGTGTCTCAGGGGAACCAGAGCCCTTGACAGAGAAGGCCTTGAGAGAAGCCAGTTCTGCCATTGACATCTTAGGCGAACCCTTg GTGGCTGGGGCCTATTCTAAGACGTGGTCCTGCCGGGAAGATGCCCTGCTGGCGCTGTACCAGAAGCTGATGGAGATGCCTGTTGGAACCCAGAAGGAGGATTTGAAAAACATGCTGAGAGCGTCTGTCTTTCTCATCAGAAGAGCCATAAAGGACATCGTGACCTCA GTCTTTCAGGCCGCGTTGAAGTTGGTGAAAATGATAATTACCCAGTACATTCCCAAGCACAAGCTGAGCAAACTGGAGACGACGCACTGTGTAGAGAGGACCGTTCCCCTTTTACTCGCCAGAACCGGAGATTCCTCTGCTCGCCTCCGTGTCATGGCTTTGAATTTCATTCAG GAAATGGCTTTGTTTAAGGAGGTGAAATCTCTCCAACTCATTCCATCCTACTTAGTACAGCCACTGAAACCCAATGCTTCCACTCATCTGGCAATGAGCCAGGTGGACCTTCTGGCCCGGCTGCTGAGAGACCTTGGCACTGGGAACTCAGGCTTCACCGTGGACAGTGTGATGAAG TTTGCACTGAGTGCCCTGGAACACAAGGTGTATGAGGTGCGAGAGACAGCAGTCAGAATCATCCTGGACTTGTACAGACAGCACCCAGCCCTCACCCTGGAGCACCTTCCCCCGGAAGACAGCAGCACACGCAGGAACCTGCTCTACAAAGCCATTTTTGAGGGAATCGCTAAGATAGATGGCAGGCCGACGGAGGCTGAAGTCAGG GCCCAGAAAAGAGCAGCCActaaagaagcagaaaagcagaagaaggaagaggtgaAGGTTCTGCAGGGCCAGTTGGCAGCGCTGAGAGAGACCCAGGCCGGAGCCCAG GAGAAGGAGAATGACGGCGTGAAGCTCAGAAATCAAG ACCCTCAAGGAAGGAAAGCTGCCCCACCAGATGCTCCGGAAATCCCAGATAACCATTATTTGGATAA TCTGTGCATCTTTTGTGGGGAGAGGAATGAATCTTTCACAGAAGAGGGCCTGGACCTCCACTACTGGAAACACTGCCTCATGCTGACAAGATGCGACCACTGCAGGCAG GTGGTTGAGATCTCCAGCCTGACGGAGCACCTGCTGACAGAGTGTGACAAGAGGCATGGGTTTGGGAAGTGCCACCGCTGCAGCGAGGCTGTCCCCACGGAGGAGCTTCCCAGGCACATCCAAACCAAGGAGTGCAACC CTGCCAAATCGGAGAAGGTGGCAAACCGATGTCCTCTGTGTCATGAAAACTTTGCCCCTGGAGAAGAG GCGTGGAAGGCTCATCTGATGGGCCCTACTGGCTGTACAATGAACCTGCGCAAAACACACATTCTCAGCAGGGCCACAGCCCCGCAGCAAG GGAAGGGCCCAGCAGCATCGAAGTCAGGCACCTCAGGACCCAAGGTTGGAAGCAAGATCCCCACCCCAAAGGGGGGCCCGAGTAAGAGCTCCAGCAGGACGTACATGAGACGGTGA